A genomic segment from Sorangium aterium encodes:
- a CDS encoding glycosyltransferase family 39 protein, with protein sequence MSERAGGDLAFSALAFALALLPRLYVAIAWAREPVWDGHYYDFGARRIAAGLGYSDDLIVGGQAVWHPWCHYPVGYSGFLALVYRLFGAGPHVATVANAVIGALLVVVVHRLTRYATTPARARVAALLAALSPGLILYAALLMTEPLAALGLVTAPWLLARDAARGRPARGAVLAGVALGLSALVRPQSLLCAPALALLSWRGAGGASGGARAAWRRGALTAALSAATALAVVAPWTIRNCRVMDGCALVSTNGGWNLAIGAFPRATGRFETLRAGDGCPIARGQVAQDRCWMAAGLQWIKDDPGRWLALIPRKLGFTFDHESFPIGYLGEADPGAWPEERRAAGRSVLTASHLGLLSAAALGVVAMPRRRPRRELAAQLLALAAVLGLVALGVFGDGHAFWPLAVAIPLIAALPLPGRPANGGVVGYLAFAVASVALTHAVFFGEDRYHMVVTPALCILAACALRRGEAAAAGQAGDR encoded by the coding sequence ATGTCAGAGCGCGCCGGCGGGGATCTCGCGTTCTCGGCGCTCGCTTTCGCGCTCGCGCTGCTGCCGCGGCTCTACGTGGCGATCGCGTGGGCGCGCGAGCCCGTGTGGGACGGCCATTACTACGATTTCGGCGCGCGCCGCATCGCCGCCGGGCTCGGCTACTCGGACGATCTCATCGTCGGGGGCCAGGCGGTCTGGCATCCGTGGTGCCATTACCCGGTCGGCTACAGCGGGTTCCTCGCCCTCGTCTACCGGCTGTTCGGCGCCGGGCCGCACGTGGCGACCGTCGCGAACGCGGTGATCGGCGCGCTGCTCGTCGTCGTTGTCCACCGCCTCACCCGGTACGCGACGACGCCGGCGCGCGCCCGCGTCGCGGCGCTCCTCGCCGCGCTCTCGCCGGGGCTCATCCTCTATGCGGCGCTCCTCATGACGGAGCCGCTCGCGGCGCTCGGCCTCGTGACGGCGCCGTGGCTGCTCGCGCGCGACGCCGCGCGCGGTCGCCCGGCCCGCGGCGCGGTCCTCGCGGGCGTGGCGCTCGGGCTCTCGGCGCTTGTGCGGCCCCAGAGCCTGCTCTGCGCGCCGGCCCTGGCGCTGCTCTCGTGGCGGGGCGCCGGCGGGGCGTCCGGCGGGGCGCGCGCCGCGTGGAGGCGCGGCGCGCTCACCGCGGCGCTCTCGGCCGCGACGGCCCTCGCCGTGGTGGCGCCGTGGACGATCCGCAACTGCCGCGTGATGGACGGCTGCGCGCTCGTCTCGACGAACGGCGGCTGGAACCTCGCCATCGGCGCGTTCCCGCGCGCGACGGGCCGCTTCGAGACGCTGCGCGCGGGCGACGGCTGCCCGATCGCGCGCGGCCAGGTGGCGCAGGACCGCTGCTGGATGGCCGCCGGGCTTCAGTGGATCAAGGATGATCCAGGTCGCTGGCTGGCCCTGATCCCGAGGAAGCTGGGCTTCACCTTCGATCACGAGTCGTTCCCGATCGGCTATCTCGGCGAGGCGGACCCTGGGGCGTGGCCCGAGGAGCGGCGCGCGGCGGGGCGCAGCGTGCTCACGGCGTCGCACCTCGGCCTGCTGTCCGCCGCGGCGCTCGGCGTCGTGGCGATGCCGCGGCGGAGGCCGCGGCGGGAGCTCGCCGCGCAGCTCCTCGCGCTCGCGGCGGTGCTCGGGCTGGTCGCGCTCGGGGTGTTTGGCGACGGGCACGCGTTCTGGCCGCTCGCGGTGGCGATCCCGCTGATCGCCGCGCTGCCGCTGCCGGGCCGGCCCGCGAACGGGGGCGTCGTCGGCTACCTCGCGTTCGCGGTCGCGTCGGTGGCGCTGACGCACGCCGTCTTCTTCGGCGAGGACCGGTATCACATGGTCGTGACGCCGGCGCTGTGCATCCTCGCGGCATGCGCGCTGCGGCGTGGCGAGGCGGCGGCCGCGGGGCAGGCGGGCGATCGGTGA
- a CDS encoding OmpA/MotB family protein, giving the protein MNDTTTAGRIPTWLSRRSPAAARLLTAGLLGLATPGCLVRQTLYDEARAEIRREREAGDKARAEAQSARAESAQRSAQVAAIEEELARLADDLRARDLRLSEATTAEAGLARRLDELVAMNEELSARLRSAGQSVGQLAGERGSLSAELAETRAKLDDLRRKQAAAEARAAGIRDAVDRLKGAVAAGKVRVGLRAGQLVIEVPSDTLFAAGKAEIQREGRAVLAEIAAVLRTMPEHRFQVAGHTDDGGDAKSKKGKGARLPSSWELSAARAVAVVQALIAEGMAPGSLSAAGYGEFAPAATNATAEGRAKNRRIEIGLVMDQEASEKEKAGGPSGAAPKP; this is encoded by the coding sequence ATGAACGACACGACGACGGCCGGCAGGATCCCGACGTGGCTCTCGCGGCGCTCGCCTGCGGCGGCGCGGCTCCTCACGGCCGGCCTGCTGGGGCTGGCGACGCCGGGCTGCCTCGTCCGGCAGACGCTGTACGACGAGGCACGCGCGGAGATCCGGAGAGAGCGCGAGGCGGGTGACAAGGCGCGGGCCGAGGCCCAGAGCGCCCGCGCCGAGTCCGCGCAGCGGTCCGCGCAGGTCGCCGCCATCGAGGAGGAGCTGGCGCGCCTGGCGGACGACCTCCGGGCGCGCGATCTCAGGCTGTCCGAGGCGACGACGGCCGAGGCGGGGCTCGCGCGGCGGCTCGACGAGCTCGTCGCCATGAACGAGGAGCTGTCGGCGCGGCTCCGGAGCGCCGGGCAGAGCGTGGGGCAGCTCGCCGGGGAGCGGGGCAGCCTGTCGGCGGAGCTCGCGGAGACGCGGGCCAAGCTCGACGATCTGCGCCGAAAGCAGGCGGCGGCGGAGGCGCGGGCGGCCGGGATCCGCGACGCCGTGGACCGGCTCAAGGGCGCCGTCGCCGCGGGGAAGGTCCGTGTCGGGCTCCGCGCCGGGCAGCTCGTGATCGAGGTGCCGAGCGATACGCTCTTCGCCGCGGGGAAGGCCGAGATCCAGCGCGAGGGGCGCGCGGTGCTGGCCGAGATCGCCGCGGTGCTGCGGACGATGCCGGAGCACAGGTTCCAGGTCGCCGGGCACACCGACGACGGCGGCGACGCGAAGAGCAAGAAGGGGAAGGGCGCGCGCCTCCCGTCGAGCTGGGAGCTGTCGGCGGCCCGCGCTGTGGCGGTGGTCCAGGCGCTGATCGCGGAGGGCATGGCGCCCGGGAGCCTGTCCGCGGCTGGATACGGCGAGTTCGCGCCGGCGGCGACGAACGCCACCGCGGAGGGGCGGGCGAAGAACCGGCGGATCGAGATCGGCCTGGTGATGGACCAGGAAGCGTCGGAGAAGGAAAAAGCAGGCGGCCCGAGCGGGGCAGCGCCAAAGCCCTGA